AGATAAGCGGGATATGGGAATCGCGGAAAGCGATCATTTTATTGCCATGTACCGAACGAATTTGTGTCCGTTTGACGATCGCGGTCTCCACAATGGATGACAAAGGAATTGCATATTTTTCAGAGCCAATCTGTATCATCATCGCTGCAATAATGGACAAGGTCAGTGGCAATTGTACAGAGAAGTTGGTGCCTTTCCCCAAGGTAGAGTGAACGGTAACATTGCCACCCAAAGCCGTAATTTTGGATTTAACAACATCCAGACCAACACCTCGTCCTGAGACGTCGGAAATAACCGCCGCTGTACTAAAGCCTGGAGCAAACAGTACCTGATAGGCTTCCTCGTCGGTCATGACGGCTGCCTGCTCTTCTGTCAAAATCCCTTTGGAAATAGCGCTGTTCAGTACCTTCTCACGATTAATGCCGTTCCCGTCATCCTCGATCTCGATAAATACGTTGTTTCCGCTATGGAAGGCACGCAATTGCACCGTTCCTGTCTCTGGTTTGCCAGCGGCAATACGGTCGGCTACTGACTCAATTCCATGATCCACGGAGTTACGGAGCAAATGCACCAGAGGATCGCCAATTTCGTCGATAACGGTGCGATCCATTTCAGTTTCTGCACCAGTAATAACCAGATCCAGTTTTTTATCAAGTGATTTGGCCAGATCGCGTACCATGCGTGGAAAACGGTTGAAAACAGTATCGACCGGAACCATCCGCAATTTAAGCACAACGTTTTGCAAATCGCTGCTCACACGACTCATGTGCTCTACCGTTTCTGTCAATGCCGGATTGGAAGCTTCACTTGCCAGCTGCTCCAACCGTACCCGATCAATGAGCAGCTCGCTGAATAAATTCATCAGTACGTCCAGACGTTCAATATCGACACGAATAGTACGGTTATGTGTAGGTGCAGCTGCCTTGGCTGCTGGTGCTTTAGCTGCAGCTGGCTTAGCAACAGAGGCCGCAGCTGGAGACTGCGGCTGGGATGGAGCGGATTGTTGTACGGCAACAGCCTCCTGCACCGCAGCAGCCTCTGCCACTCCGGCAGTAACTTCGCTCATTTGTTTAAGAGATTCCTGATCCAGCTGTACTACGGAGACAGTTTCGATTTCGGAAATACTCGCGATTTCCTTTTCCAGCTCCCCGACTTCTTTCTGCGTTATGTAATATAACGAGAAGCTTTGTTCAAATTTCTCCTGCTCAATATCCTGTACGGACGGATAAGCTTTCACGATTTCACCGGAGTTTTCCAGCGTGTTAAATACCATAAAAGCACGTGCCGCCTTCAGCTGGCTATCTGAGCTGATTGTCACTTGAATATAGTGAACACGATGCCCCTCGGAAATAGATTGCTCCAGTACAGAATACTGAAATTGATCCAGAACAAGCCCAGCACTATCGCTACGTTCCACTTTTTGGGCTGGAGAATCCACAGAAACAGCACCCGTACCGGACTTTTGGAAATCACCGCTCACAATGGATTGCAGTGAAGCTACAATGGAGGAAACATCCGCTTTTCCATCGCCGCCCTCTGTAATGTTCTGCACCATGGACTCCAGAGCATCCAATCCCTTGAACAAGGTATCGAATATAAATTCATGCATCGCCAGCTTGTTGTTGCGTACCAGATCAAGAACGTTTTCCATTTGGTGAGTGAGCGATGCCAGATCTTCAAACCCCATCGTAGCGGCCATTCCTTTGAGGGTATGGGCAGAACGGAAAATCACCTGAACGATGCCTAGATCTGTAGGGTTGCTTTCCAGTTGAAGCATATTTTCGTTAAGAGATTGCAGATGATCATTCGACTCATCAATAAACATGTTTAAATATTGGTTCATGTCCATTGTGAGACACCTCCTCCATGAGTTACACTCCGATTATTTCACAACTTGTACAAGCTTGGGGGCGATCTCCTGCATAGGCAGAAGGTGACGCACACATTTTAACTCTACTGCTGAGCGGGGCATTCCGTACACGACACAAGTTTCTTCATTTTCAGCAAATGTGGACTGTACCCCAGCATCATAAAGCTTTTTCATCATTTTAGCTCCGTCGCTTCCCATGCCAGTCAACAACACTAGATGCCGTTCCAGCGAGGTTAACGGGAGCAAGGATTCGAACATCGTATCTACAGAAGGACGGTGACCATTACGAGCTTCTTCCGTCTTCAGTGAAACGGTGTATTTACCGCCCGCTCCTGGCACAATTCTTAACTGATATCCTCCTGGAGCGATGTAGGCGGTACCGGTCTCCAGCGTCATTCCCTGCTCTGCCTCCACTACTCGGAGAGGGCTCAACGTGTTCAGACGTTGTGCCAGCGAGCGAGTAAAGTTAGGAGGCATATGTTGAACGATGACGATGGGGGCAGGAAAATCCCCAGGAATGCGCTCCAGCAACGTCTTCAGCGCCCGCGGGCCACCTGTAGAGCATCCGACCGCTACCAGCTTGCGAAAGTTGGATGTATGCACACCTTTTTTAAAAGACAGCCCCTTAGGTGGAGTCGGAATTGCAGGTGCCGTTACCGAAGGCGTAGCCGTTGAAGGAGTGGAAGAAGCCGATGAAGTTACGGTCTTCCGCTGCTCCGGCTTAACCAGTCCTGCCTTGTCCGTCCCCTGCAGCGATTTGGCAGCAGCCGTACCGGAAATATCCAGTTTCCTATTCTTTCGTTCCGTACCATTGGACGGTTCCTGCTTCGGCTGCGCAGCAGGTGCTTTCGCTGGCTTGCTCGGCTGAGCCGAGGATTGACCTTTGCGCTCACCAGTCACAGATGTTTCTGACTGCTTCCGTTTTGTTTCTGGCTTGGCAGCAGCCTGGACGGGTTTGCCAGCAACTCGCTTCGGCTGCGCCGATATAGCAGGTGGAGAAACTGGAGGAGTAATACGGGTCTTCTCTGTTGGTGCTTCCACTCGTTTCTCTGTCACAGCCTGTCCCTCTGGAGGGTTTTCCAGTGGCGTTTTATTTTCTTGCTCCAGTGCTGCTTTGCGCTCATTCGCTTCCTTCCGCTCCATACGGCTGCGCACTGCTTGCATAGCGGTATGCATCTGCTCCAGCAGCGCCTTGCTCACCTGCCCAATGTCTTGCGCATGAGATATGGATGGCTTTCTTATAAAATCGAAAGCTCCTGCCTCCAGAGCCATGATGGTCTCCTTCATGCCCTGCTCATTAATGCCAGACAACATAATGACAGGCAACGGATGGGCTGCCATAATCAGTGGCAATGCTTCAAGCCCATTCATTTCAGGCATTTCGACATCCAGAGTAACCAGATCCGGCTGTAACTCCTTTACCTTCTCTACAGCCTCTTTGCCGTTGGCAGCTGTACCTACGATGGTGAACGACTCATCCCTTACAATTAAATCTGAAATAATTTTGCGCATAAAGGCCGAATCATCTACAACCAGCACCCGGTAAGCACACATGTTAAACACCTCTGTTTCCTCTCATCAAAATCAATGTACAGAACGTCGCAGCCATTTTTGCATAAAACCTTTAATTCCGCTCAATGTGCTAGATTGCGGAGCCTGCGGCATTGCTGCAAAACGGTGAGCCAGATTCAATACATCTCTGGAGGCCGCACATCCCGGAAAGGCAACCCAGAAAGGTACTTGCCTTTTGACTGCCTGTATGACATGTGTATCATCACTGATATGTCCAAGCAACGGGATATCGATCTCCAAAAAACGTCTTGCAACAAGTGCAATCTTATCGGCAACTTGACGGGCCTCATTATCGTTATCGGCACGATTGACTATAATTTTGAATACCGTATCCTTTTGCAAGCCGCTCACGACCTTGATTAGCGCATAAGCATCTGTTAAGGACGTCGGTTCCGGTGTGGTTACAACTATACATTCGTCAGCTGAAGTGATGAATTTAAGGTTTTCCTTGGACAAACCCGCACCGGTGTCAAACAAAATATAATCCATATTTGCTGCCATTTTTTCTACTTCATCGGCAAAATAATTCAGATCATCATCTGATAGCGCAAACAGCTCGCTCAAGCCCGATCCTCCGGCAATATAAGGCAGACCACCTACACCCGTTTGAATAATTTCATCCATTGATTTTTCACGTTTTAGCAGGTGAAGAAGATTGTATTGTGAGTTGGCCCCCATCAACACATCAATGTTGGCCATACCAATATCAGCGTCAAATACAAGTACCCTTCGACCAAGGGATTGCAGGGCCAAAGCAAAGTTGAGCGTGAAATTGGATTTGCCTACCCCGCCTTTACCACTGGTGACCGTTACAATTTTCGCCTGGCGATCACGTGGGGGCAATCGGAATTTATCCAAGGCTGAAGCCATCTGTCTAAGTGATTGGGCTTGGTCGCTCATATCAAATCTCCGCTATCTCCTGATAATGCTTTGGCTCCGAGCAGCATGCTTGTCACCATTTCTGTATCTGGATGAAGAAGATCATCAGGAACATTTTGTCCGTTAGTGATATAGGCTAGTTGCATCGGAAAATGATGCAATAGATTAAACATTCCTCCGCAGCTTCCCGTCTCATCCATCTTCGTAAATACAACCTTGCCAAGGCCGAACTTACTGAAATGGCCGGTGATATTGAGCATATCCTTGCTTTTGGACGTCATGCTGAGCACCAGATACGTCTCACTTTCCTTAATAGGTGAAAGCAGGCTTTGCAATTCGGAAACCAGCAGCTCATTCCGATAGTTTCGTCCCGCAGTATCCATGAGGATCAGGTCACAATGCTCCAGACGCTGAATGGCTCTGTGAACATCCCCGGGAGATTGCACAACCTCAAGCGGTACATTCAAAATCGTAGCATATGTACGCAGTTGCTCAACGGCCGAAATACGATACGTATCAGAAGTAATAAATCCAACCTTGCGTTGATGCTTAAACAACTGCTCTGCTGCCAGCTTGGCAATGGTCGTCGTTTTCCCTACCCCCGTTGGGCCTGCCACATACACAATTTTGGTATCTTTTGAGATGCCTTTGTCCAGTCTTGTCCGAATAAATTCGGCTACTTCTTCACGAAGGGCTTGTTCCCAATCAAAAGACTCTGGAGCAAAAAGGTGCTCACTACGTCGCTCATATACTCGTTCGAGCCAATACTCCAGCAGATCACGCTCCACTTCCTGTTCCAACAATCGTTCACAAATCTCTTGCAATGGCTCCGGCCAAGTACTTTCCAGCGAGGAGTTGCGGGAAAAGCGAGTCATCATAGCTTTCATTTCCCGTAATTCATTGAGCAGAGCCTTATTTTCCGCTGCGCCGCTCTTGTCTGGAACCCTTGGTTCCATTGGTTGCTTCAATAGTTCACTGGACGTTTCCATGTTCGAAAATAAGGCTTCATTCGTCAGGAGTTGAGCTATTGTTTCCGGACTATGATCAGACCCTGCAGATGAATGCTCCGAGGCTGATGCCGTTTGTTCCGAGCCGGCTGTTAAATCAGCCATTCCCTCTCTGGAACCGCCCGTCATCTGCGTTACACGCCGGTAAGCTTCTGGAGCGGCTTGTCTGGGAACTACAGGCGCCGATGGCACCTCCGGCTGTTCAGGTTCCTTTGCTATAGGAAAAGACTGTTGTCGTGGGGTTCCAATCCGCTGAGGCTTTTGAGGTTGCTTCTCCTCTACTGCAGCGACCACTTCGATTTTCTTTTTACTGAACATCCCCATAAAACCGCCGGCCTTGATTTCCTTCGTGCTTAAAATGACGGCATCCGTTCCTAAGTCACCCCTGATTTGCAGCATGGCTTCCGGCATGGTATCCACCACATATCGTTTCACTCTCATAAGTTCACCACCCCGACACTTTGAATTTCAACGTTCGGCTCCAGTTCACTATACGACAGCACCGGGACATCCTGCATTGTCCGTTCCATCACTTGCCGCAAATACATACGAATCGTCGGTGACGTTAATACGATCGGCTGCTGTCCGGATTGAATGAGACGATTGATTTGCTCCATCATCTTCTGGTACACGGTTTGCGTTGACACCGGATCAAGGGCCAAATAGCTTCCTTGCTCCGACTGTTGCACACTTTCAGCAATTTTCTTCTCCAGTCCCGGTCCTACGGTAATGACACGCAACGT
This DNA window, taken from Paenibacillus kribbensis, encodes the following:
- a CDS encoding chemotaxis protein CheA, whose product is MDMNQYLNMFIDESNDHLQSLNENMLQLESNPTDLGIVQVIFRSAHTLKGMAATMGFEDLASLTHQMENVLDLVRNNKLAMHEFIFDTLFKGLDALESMVQNITEGGDGKADVSSIVASLQSIVSGDFQKSGTGAVSVDSPAQKVERSDSAGLVLDQFQYSVLEQSISEGHRVHYIQVTISSDSQLKAARAFMVFNTLENSGEIVKAYPSVQDIEQEKFEQSFSLYYITQKEVGELEKEIASISEIETVSVVQLDQESLKQMSEVTAGVAEAAAVQEAVAVQQSAPSQPQSPAAASVAKPAAAKAPAAKAAAPTHNRTIRVDIERLDVLMNLFSELLIDRVRLEQLASEASNPALTETVEHMSRVSSDLQNVVLKLRMVPVDTVFNRFPRMVRDLAKSLDKKLDLVITGAETEMDRTVIDEIGDPLVHLLRNSVDHGIESVADRIAAGKPETGTVQLRAFHSGNNVFIEIEDDGNGINREKVLNSAISKGILTEEQAAVMTDEEAYQVLFAPGFSTAAVISDVSGRGVGLDVVKSKITALGGNVTVHSTLGKGTNFSVQLPLTLSIIAAMMIQIGSEKYAIPLSSIVETAIVKRTQIRSVHGNKMIAFRDSHIPLISLSQLFEVPDFNEDEEEETEVVVIRKGDRLAALSVQDFLGQSEIVLKNLGKYLPNIQGISGATILGDGQVALIIDPNVFIK
- a CDS encoding chemotaxis protein CheB, translating into MCAYRVLVVDDSAFMRKIISDLIVRDESFTIVGTAANGKEAVEKVKELQPDLVTLDVEMPEMNGLEALPLIMAAHPLPVIMLSGINEQGMKETIMALEAGAFDFIRKPSISHAQDIGQVSKALLEQMHTAMQAVRSRMERKEANERKAALEQENKTPLENPPEGQAVTEKRVEAPTEKTRITPPVSPPAISAQPKRVAGKPVQAAAKPETKRKQSETSVTGERKGQSSAQPSKPAKAPAAQPKQEPSNGTERKNRKLDISGTAAAKSLQGTDKAGLVKPEQRKTVTSSASSTPSTATPSVTAPAIPTPPKGLSFKKGVHTSNFRKLVAVGCSTGGPRALKTLLERIPGDFPAPIVIVQHMPPNFTRSLAQRLNTLSPLRVVEAEQGMTLETGTAYIAPGGYQLRIVPGAGGKYTVSLKTEEARNGHRPSVDTMFESLLPLTSLERHLVLLTGMGSDGAKMMKKLYDAGVQSTFAENEETCVVYGMPRSAVELKCVRHLLPMQEIAPKLVQVVK
- a CDS encoding MinD/ParA family protein, yielding MSDQAQSLRQMASALDKFRLPPRDRQAKIVTVTSGKGGVGKSNFTLNFALALQSLGRRVLVFDADIGMANIDVLMGANSQYNLLHLLKREKSMDEIIQTGVGGLPYIAGGSGLSELFALSDDDLNYFADEVEKMAANMDYILFDTGAGLSKENLKFITSADECIVVTTPEPTSLTDAYALIKVVSGLQKDTVFKIIVNRADNDNEARQVADKIALVARRFLEIDIPLLGHISDDTHVIQAVKRQVPFWVAFPGCAASRDVLNLAHRFAAMPQAPQSSTLSGIKGFMQKWLRRSVH
- the flhF gene encoding flagellar biosynthesis protein FlhF — encoded protein: MRVKRYVVDTMPEAMLQIRGDLGTDAVILSTKEIKAGGFMGMFSKKKIEVVAAVEEKQPQKPQRIGTPRQQSFPIAKEPEQPEVPSAPVVPRQAAPEAYRRVTQMTGGSREGMADLTAGSEQTASASEHSSAGSDHSPETIAQLLTNEALFSNMETSSELLKQPMEPRVPDKSGAAENKALLNELREMKAMMTRFSRNSSLESTWPEPLQEICERLLEQEVERDLLEYWLERVYERRSEHLFAPESFDWEQALREEVAEFIRTRLDKGISKDTKIVYVAGPTGVGKTTTIAKLAAEQLFKHQRKVGFITSDTYRISAVEQLRTYATILNVPLEVVQSPGDVHRAIQRLEHCDLILMDTAGRNYRNELLVSELQSLLSPIKESETYLVLSMTSKSKDMLNITGHFSKFGLGKVVFTKMDETGSCGGMFNLLHHFPMQLAYITNGQNVPDDLLHPDTEMVTSMLLGAKALSGDSGDLI